From the genome of Ctenopharyngodon idella isolate HZGC_01 chromosome 23, HZGC01, whole genome shotgun sequence, one region includes:
- the cebpd gene encoding CCAAT/enhancer-binding protein delta, with product MSDIYNLDSQCVTPPCNMSWAMEPANFYDNKVMPGDAKPGGEHGMAEDNNNNNSSMMELSNAPAIYDDESAIDFSTYIESMSTVPLEICNDELFADLFNNTMKQEKPDFYMPSSGGFAQKSSERLQHQEGGFGKGAFYAPIKREADWSDSDQSSSLPSQIETCAQTSVSLMHTGQPTPPSTPEPEPVTHRRPGKEKGKKSVDRHSQEYRQRRERNNIAVRKSRDKAKQRNLEMQQKMIELSAENERLHKTIDQLTRELSSLRNFFKQRSEPSFGNGDGGALGC from the coding sequence ATGTCTGACATATACAACCTGGACTCGCAGTGCGTAACGCCACCATGCAACATGAGCTGGGCCATGGAGCCTGCCAATTTCTATGATAATAAAGTGATGCCAGGGGATGCAAAACCCGGGGGCGAGCATGGCATGGCCGAggacaacaataacaataatagcaGCATGATGGAGCTCAGTAATGCTCCTGCCATCTACGACGATGAGAGCGCAATCGACTTCAGCACCTACATCGAGTCCATGTCCACAGTCCCGCTGGAGATCTGCAACGACGAGCTCTTTGCAGACTTGTTCAACAACACCATGAAGCAAGAAAAGCCTGACTTTTACATGCCAAGCTCCGGCGGCTTTGCGCAAAAGAGCTCGGAGAGGCTGCAGCACCAGGAAGGGGGTTTTGGCAAGGGCGCGTTTTACGCACCGATCAAGAGGGAGGCTGACTGGAGCGACAGTGACCAGTCCTCGTCCCTACCATCTCAGATCGAGACCTGCGCGCAGACGTCCGTGAGCCTCATGCACACGGGACAACCGACACCTCCCTCCACACCTGAGCCAGAGCCCGTTACCCACAGGAGGCCGGGAAAGGAAAAGGGCAAAAAGTCAGTCGACAGGCACAGCCAGGAGTATCGGCAGCGGCGCGAAAGGAACAACATCGCCGTGCGTAAAAGCAGGGACAAAGCGAAGCAGCGCAACCTGGAGATGCAGCAAAAGATGATCGAGCTAAGCGCGGAGAACGAGCGCCTGCACAAAACGATCGATCAGCTGACGCGAGAACTCAGCAGCCTCAGAAACTTCTTCAAACAGAGGTCCGAACCTTCGTTTGGCAACGGGGACGGCGGCGCGCTCGGCTGTTGA
- the mcm4 gene encoding DNA replication licensing factor MCM4, producing MSSPSSQSRKRDPPTPASEDPLSPPSQRSRAHDTSTELQPMPTSPAMDTAAHDTSLFSSPMAPRSVLQSEIDASSPLMYGTPSSRVEGTPRSGIRGTPARQRADLGSVRKAPQVDMHSEPPSGDAAAPGSEQGAGQRLVIWGTDVNVGTCKEKFQRFLQHFTDPNSREDENAGLDLNEPLYMQKLDEISVVGEPVLNVNCSHIQTFDTDLYRQLICYPQEVIPTFDMAVNELFFDRFPDSVLEHQIQVRPYSALKTRNMRALNPEDIDQLITISGMVIRTSQLIPEMQEAFFRCQVCAFNTRVEVDRGRIAEPAVCRNCNTTHSMALMHNRSAFSDKQMIKLQESPEDMPAGQTPHTTVVYAHNDLVDKVQPGDRINITGIYRAAPMRLNPRQSQVKSVYKTHIDAIHFRKTDEKRLHGLDEDGEQKLFTKERVATLKELAAKPDVYERLSSALAPSIYEHEDIKKGILLQLFGGTRKDFTQTGRGNFRAEINILLCGDPGTSKSQLLQYVYNLVPRGQYTSGKGSSAVGLTAYVMKDPETRQLVLQTGALVLSDNGICCIDEFDKMSDSTRSVLHEVMEQQTLSIAKAGIICQLNARTSVLAAANPVESQWNPKKTTIENIQLPHTLLSRFDLIFLMLDPQDEAYDRRLAHHLVALYYQSEEQVEEEYLDMAVLKDYIAFARTSVHPRLNEEASQALIEAYVDMRKIGSGRGMVSAYPRQLESLIRLAEAHAKVRFSNKVETIDVEEAKRLHREALKQSATDPRTGFVDISILTTGMSATARKRKEEVAQALKKLIQSKGKTPAMKYQQLFDDLRGQSEAAITKDMFDEALRALADEDYLTVTGKTVRLL from the exons ATGTCTTCACCATCATCTCAGAGCCGTAAGAGAGACCCTCCGACCC CTGCGAGCGAGGACCCCCTCTCCCCGCCGTCACAGCGGTCCAGAGCACATGACACGTCCACAGAGCTTCAGCCCATGCCCACGTCTCCAGCCATGGACACAGCCGCGCACGACACGTCGCTGTTCTCCAGCCCTATGGCTCCGCGCTCTG TCTTGCAGAGTGAGATCGACGCCAGTTCTCCACTGATGTACGGCACTCCCAGCTCCAGGGTGGAAGGAACGCCCCGCAGCGGCATACGCGGGACCCCGGCACGTCAGCGGGCTGACCTGGGATCTGTGCGGAAAGCTCCGCAGGTCGACATGCACTCGGAGCCG CCGTCTGGAGACGCAGCAGCGCCCGGCAGCGAACAGGGGGCGGGACAGAGACTGGTGATCTGGGGGACTGATGTCAATGTGGGAACCTGCAAGGAGAAGTTTCAG CGTTTTCTTCAGCATTTCACAGACCCCAACTCCAGAGAGGATGAGAATGCTGGTCTGGATCTGAATGAGCCTCTCTATATGCAGAAACTGGATGAG ATCAGTGTTGTTGGAGAGCCGGTGTTGAACGTGAACTGCAGTCATATTCAGACTTTTGACACTGATCTCTACCGCCAGCTGATCTGTTATCCACAG GAAGTCATCCCCACTTTCGATATGGCCGTCAATGAGCTCTTCTTTGATCGTTTCCCTGACTCTGTGTTGGAGCATCAGATTCAAGTGCGTCCCTACAGCGCCCTGAAAACCAGAAACATGCGCGCGCTCAACCCTGAAG ATATTGACCAGCTCATCACTATCAGTGGGATGGTGATCCGCACCTCTCAGCTGATCCCTGAGATGCAGGAAGCGTTTTTCCGCTGTCAGGTGTGTGCGTTTAACACACGTGTGGAGGTGGACCGCGGTCGCATCGCTGAACCTGCCGTCTGCCGCAACTGCAACACCACCCACAGCATGGCGCTGATGCACAACCGCTCTGCCTTTTCCGACAAACAAATG ATCAAACTACAGGAATCTCCAGAGGACATGCCAGCGGGTCAGACGCCCCACACCACAGTTGTCTATGCTCACAATGACCTAGTGGACAAAGTGCAACCTGGAGACAGAATAAACATCACTG GCATTTACAGAGCCGCCCCCATGCGTCTGAATCCACGACAGAGCCAGGTGAAGTCTGTGTACAAGACCCACATTGACGCCATTCACTTCCGCAAGACGGATGAGAAGCGTCTTCATGGACTGGACGAGGACGGTGAGCAGAAACTCTTCACCAAAGAGCGAGTCGCCACACTTAAAGAACTAGCTGCAAAACCGGATGTCTACGAACGCCTGTCCTCCGCCCTGGCGCCCAGCATCTATGAACATGAGGACATCAAGAAA ggcATCCTGTTGCAGTTATTTGGCGGGACCCGTAAGGACTTCACTCAGACGGGCCGCGGGAACTTCCGTGCAGAGATCAACATCCTGCTTTGCGGAGATCCGGGTACCAGTAAATCCCAGCTGCTCCAGTACGTGTATAACCTCGTTCCTCGCGGGCAGTACACGTCCGGGAAAGGATCCAGCGCCGTCGGCCTCACAGCCTATGTGATGAAGGACCCAGAAACACGGCAGCTGGTTCTGCAGACAGGAGCGCTCGTGCTCAGTGACAACGGCATCTGCTGCATCGATGAGTTTGATAAGATGAGCGACAGCACGCGATCTGTGCTGCATGAGGTCATGGAGCAGCAAACACTCTCTATTGCCAAG GCTGGGATCATTTGCCAACTTAATGCTCGGACTTCCGTCCTCGCCGCAGCCAATCCGGTGGAGTCTCAGTGGAACCCCAAAAAGACGACTATAGAAAACATCCAGCTGCCCCACACACTTCTGTCCAG GTTTGATTTGATCTTCCTAATGCTGGACCCTCAGGACGAGGCGTATGACAGACGTCTGGCGCATCACCTCGTGGCTCTGTATTATCAGAGTGAAGAGCAGGTTGAAGAGGAGTATCTGGACATGGCCGTGCTGAAAGACTACATCGCATTTGCTCGTACATCTGTGCATCCCAGACTCAACGAGGAAGCTAGTCAGGCCCTTATTGAG GCCTATGTAGACATGCGTAAGATCGGCAGCGGTAGAGGTATGGTGTCCGCGTACCCCCGTCAGCTGGAGTCTCTGATCAGACTGGCTGAAGCACATGCTAAAGTACGTTTCTCAAACAAAGTTGAAACCATCGACGTGGAGGAAGCCAAGAGACTACACAGAGAGGCCCTGAAACAGTCTGCCACTGACCCCAGGACAGGATTCGTGGATATCTCCATCCTCACCACAG GCATGAGTGCTACAGCACGCAAGCGTAAGGAGGAAGTGGCTCAGGCACTGAAGAAACTCATCCAATCAAAGGGCAAAACACCAGCTATGAAGTACCAACAGTTGTTTGATGATCTTCGTGGCCAGTCAGAAGCG GCCATTACGAAGGACATGTTTGATGAGGCCCTCAGAGCACTTGCTGATGAAGATTATCTGACCGTCACAGGAAAGACTGTTCGGCTTCTGTGA